The Rosa chinensis cultivar Old Blush chromosome 7, RchiOBHm-V2, whole genome shotgun sequence DNA segment TAGCTGGGGAGTCCAGAAAACGGTTCCTTGTAATGTCTATTTATCTTATATTTGAAATAGAAGTAATGGCACACTTCATGACCAAACTGGTGTTACTTCATGGGAATCATAACTCCTCTTATAATGAGGATGCCTTGCAAAATCCGTTGAATACAACCCATATCGTACGTCAGCTACATCCATGTGAGTAGCATATGATTAATGACTCTGACAAATTCATTGTACACAAAGCTGTGAAGTAAAAACCATGTGAAAATTCTCCAGAGAATTGCAGTTTGGTCATACTACAATTTTAGTTGAGGAATTAAAATTGCATACTGACAGAAACACAAAATGAAAACCGAAAATACAATTGTCTAAACACGTGAATTAAATTACTttccaaacaaaaaacaagaattaaaaaaagaaaaagaacatataATTACTCAAATATTCATGGTTACAATTTTCATTTGCATAAACAAACAGGGAAATGTGAACCCCATGAGTTCCTCTGGGGTGTGTCATTCTCATTTCTGGGCAtgcaattgatttttttttgttttttgttttttgtttttaaggaCCACAACTCATGTATAGTAAATAACCCTACtcgtttaccaaaaaaaaaaaaaaaccctactcATATGACACAAAACAATTTTGTCTTCAAATTCTACCAACCAGTCCACACTCTAGACATTCTGATTATTAAAGCATATTAAGAGATAGTCTCatcttttcaaaaataaaaaagagataGTCTGGTAACTCCAAAAAATACAATTTTCCTTTTTGTTATGATGATTAaaatttatgttactttttacAGTTATTTGAGCGCCTccgtaattatatatataaaactgccaaaatatatataaaatgaagTCTGAGCTCTATCTCCCAGTTCCATCTTCATTACTGGCCAGTCAAACTCTAGGAATGGGGGGTGAAATTGTCGGACGTAGCGACGTCgttgggacaaaataacccggGCCCGAAAAGACCAAGCCCAGCCCATCAAGCCCCGAACCCGAAATGCTGCGAATGTATGAACCCGATAAGACGGGGGTGGGGTTGCAAAAAAGTCAGAAGCTTTAGCAGAGCtgaaaacgaagaagaagagaaaatgaagctCAAAGTATACGTGGATAGGATGTCACAACCTTCGCGTGCAATTTTGATCTTCTGCAAGTACATTTTCGATTAAATTTTACCGCTTTGTTGCTGTTACTGTGGTTGTATTGATGAAGTTTTCACCTTGTGCTGTAATTTGAATCTGGGTTGTGGTTTTTGGTCTAAGTttggattcttttttttttttttttctggttgtGTAATAGGGTCAATGGTATAGAATTCGAGGAGGTGCAAATCAACCTAGCCAAACAGCAGCAAAAGTCACCCGATTTCAAAAGTAAGCCTAATTTTTGTAGTTTATATTGAATTGGGGTGTTACTGTTGGCAGAGCTGAGTTAAAGTTGGCTGAAAATTCACttagtaataaaaaaattggTTGCAAGAATTATCGTTTTTGTAAGTAGTTGCGAATTCGGAGAAATGGATATGCATGGCTTAATAATTTAGCACAAGTGAGTGACCCCAGAAGAGTCGATAAGTTAAGATGACTGTGATCATATGCTGAAGTTGGAACGAAAACAAAGGAGTAGACGCGTGGCTGAGTAGGGTAATGTGTGAACAATGACTTACGGTTTTTGTTTCTGATGTAACTGTAGAAATAAACCCTATGGGACAAGTTCCCACTATTGCTGATGGGAGGTTTAATCTGTTTGAAAGGTAATTTGAATGTGCCTTTtgtcttgtggagtttgatAATTTTGTTAGGTCATCTCTATTTAATGTATTTGTTTGTTCATTTTGTCTTGGCAGCCATGCAATTCTTGTCTATCTTGCTTGTGCGTTTCCTGGAGTAGCAGATCACTGGTAAGTCGTGTTATGCTTTGGTGCAGTGAATGATAACGTGCTTGCTTGGAGACTGTATACAACTGcctaactttttcttttttttgctaCTAGGTATCCTGCTGATCTTTTCAGGAGAGCTAAAATCAACTCAGTGTTGGATTGGCACCATTTTAACTTACGCCGTGGTGCAAGTATTAACTCACACCGAGCTCTTCCTTGTGTTGTTGCAATGGTTATTGAATTTTCATATGCTTACGTTTTGTTGCACCAATGATGATTTCTGGTTATTCTTTGTTGCAATGACTCTTATCGCATTTTGAGTGGTAATCTACTTGATGTAGATTTCCTTTGttatattaatttttcttttattcttttttttttcagtgaCATATGTTCTAAATACTGTACTTGCACCTGTGTTTGGACTTCGATTGAATCCACAAGCAGCTGCCGAAGCTGAGAAACTTCTGTCCTCCTCTTTGTCAAAAATTGAGTCTATTTGGCTCAAAGGGAATGGAAAATTCTTGTTGGGTGGCTTTCAACCATCCATAGCAGATCTCAGCCTGGTTTGTGAAATTATGCAACTTGAGGTATATAATATTAACTCTATGTTTATTAATGTTAGTTTACAGTGGAATATTAGGTTCATTGAAAATTTAGGAGGGTTGGGATTGGGAAGGATATCACTGCAAAGTACAATGAACACATCTATTGATGAAATAACTAAAATATAAGTTATTTTGAGAGAAAATATAGACCTTTAAGATTCTATGACAGCAGTTTAAGGTTTGGCAAATgaaggttttttgttttttgttttttgcccTCCTGTTTACATGTTGTTTTATCTAAAAAGTGAGAAACAGGTTTCTTGGTAGGTTAATTATTGTGGAGGGATGGTAGACACCTTCCTTTCGCCTTTGTTGTATTGTTAATTTGAAAGCTGCTCTGTTTTCCAACTCACCCAATATTcaaaaattttgttgacttgtACTCCCTGTATATTAGTTCTTTTGCATAAGCTAAAAGTATTGTCTATTATAGTCTCTAGTTTGTTCCTTGGTAATTGGTATTTCCTGTGTTCAACAAAATTGGTATTTTCCGATATTAAGGGAAGAATGTGAGCTTACTGAACTTAACTGATCATGCAAATGAGATTCATATGACGATCTAGAAGTACCTGGTAAACATCAGTCTTAAATGTGAAAACATTCAACATACAAATTCTAAAGGACTCTCCACTCTACTTTATCCGTCATGGGATTGTATATTATATCAGCCGGAAGCTATGTCTTTCATCCTGAAGATATCTAA contains these protein-coding regions:
- the LOC112176966 gene encoding glutathione S-transferase T1 → MNPIRRGWGCKKVRSFSRAENEEEEKMKLKVYVDRMSQPSRAILIFCKVNGIEFEEVQINLAKQQQKSPDFKKINPMGQVPTIADGRFNLFESHAILVYLACAFPGVADHWYPADLFRRAKINSVLDWHHFNLRRGAMTYVLNTVLAPVFGLRLNPQAAAEAEKLLSSSLSKIESIWLKGNGKFLLGGFQPSIADLSLVCEIMQLELLDENDRSRILGPHKKVLEWIENTKNATRPHFEEVHQILYRAKTRFQEQRSMGGNNTNLSKRLGLPSKM